A single region of the Pseudomonadota bacterium genome encodes:
- a CDS encoding ester cyclase, which translates to MLNPFRTATMAFLVLVTSFGVGWAGSMDEEKALSAGSIEMWSTGDLDLVDQTFTKDYINHQQPDVDGGVESLTLDEWTKALKGYRQSFPETTVEILMQVGEGDTVATHWRFTGTQTGTYLGLEPTGKTVTWTGTQIDRFEDGKIAESWVNWDMYTMFKQLGLLK; encoded by the coding sequence ATGTTGAACCCTTTCAGAACGGCAACAATGGCTTTCCTGGTTCTCGTCACGAGCTTTGGCGTGGGCTGGGCCGGTTCCATGGATGAGGAAAAGGCGCTCTCGGCCGGTTCGATCGAGATGTGGTCAACCGGTGACCTGGATCTGGTCGATCAAACGTTCACGAAGGACTACATCAACCATCAGCAACCGGATGTCGACGGCGGCGTCGAGTCGCTGACGCTCGATGAGTGGACAAAAGCGCTGAAGGGCTACCGCCAGTCGTTCCCAGAGACCACCGTCGAAATCCTGATGCAGGTCGGCGAAGGCGACACGGTGGCGACACACTGGCGGTTCACGGGAACCCAGACCGGCACCTATCTGGGCCTGGAGCCAACCGGCAAGACTGTGACGTGGACCGGCACCCAAATTGACCGCTTCGAGGACGGCAAGATCGCCGAGAGCTGGGTCAACTGGGACATGTACACCATGTTCAAGCAGCTTGGCCTGCTGAAGTAG